In Nitrosospira briensis C-128, a genomic segment contains:
- a CDS encoding UvrD-helicase domain-containing protein: MLSSSLSALNLSALNPEQREAVTLPHQSALVLAGAGSGKTRVLTTRIVYLIQSSQVSPHGILAVTFTNKAAKEMLTRISSMLPINTRGMWIGTFHGLCNRMLRAHHQDAGLPQAFQILDSADQLAVIKRILKNLGADDEKFPPRQVQWFINNAKDEGLRASQVETYDDFARKAVEFYLSYEQQCNKEGVVDFAELLLRSYELLSRNEIIREHYRSRFRHILVDEFQDTSRLQYRWLRLLAGEQAAVFAVGDDDQSIYAFRGANTGNMKEFESDFRISKIIKLEQNYRSHGNILDAANTLIRNNSGRLGKNLWTSEGHGEPIRVYNAPNDFDEAAFIVGEAKSLRAEGVALSQMALLYRSNAQSRVLEHALFNASLPYRVYGGMRFFERQEIKHALAYLRLLVNLGDDNALLRIVNFPARGIGMRSLEQLQDEAKRQGGSLWEAMIEKCGGGALSLPEAEDKTPARPEGGKGPEKSKKGIGGFVAMIESMRQVCEKLPLPEVVEHVLEHSGLVAHYRAEREGADRLENLNELVTAAASFVHEAEDDSLTVFLAHASLEAGEHQAGGGEDALQLMTVHSAKGLEFHSVFMSGLEEGLFPHDNSRNEAAGLEEERRLMYVALTRARRRLYLSFAQSRMLHGQTRYNVPSRFLQEIPDNLLKWLQPLQKAGIRNHEPGSRDYGHGYGKAIQQPVRHDSPASPWRVGQNVVHAKFGAGVIVNCEGSGADARVEVKFSRAGTKWLSLEYAKLVGA; encoded by the coding sequence ATGCTTTCTTCTTCTCTTTCCGCACTGAATCTTTCCGCACTCAATCCTGAACAACGCGAAGCGGTCACTTTGCCGCACCAGTCGGCATTGGTGCTGGCGGGGGCGGGTAGCGGCAAAACGCGGGTACTCACTACGCGCATTGTCTACTTGATCCAGTCCAGCCAGGTGAGTCCTCACGGCATACTGGCCGTCACTTTCACCAACAAGGCGGCGAAGGAAATGCTTACCCGCATTTCTTCAATGCTGCCGATCAATACGCGCGGTATGTGGATAGGCACGTTCCACGGCCTGTGCAATCGCATGCTTCGCGCCCATCATCAGGATGCCGGATTGCCGCAGGCTTTTCAGATTCTGGATTCCGCAGATCAACTGGCGGTAATCAAGCGCATCCTGAAGAATCTGGGTGCGGATGACGAAAAATTTCCGCCGCGGCAGGTCCAATGGTTCATCAACAACGCAAAAGACGAAGGGTTGAGAGCATCGCAGGTTGAAACCTATGATGATTTTGCGCGTAAGGCGGTCGAGTTTTACCTTTCTTACGAGCAGCAATGCAATAAGGAAGGCGTGGTTGACTTTGCTGAGCTGCTGCTGCGCAGTTACGAGCTGCTGAGCCGGAATGAAATCATTCGCGAGCATTATCGCAGCCGCTTCCGCCATATACTGGTGGATGAATTTCAGGACACGAGCCGTCTGCAATACAGATGGTTAAGGCTGCTTGCCGGCGAACAGGCTGCTGTATTTGCCGTTGGGGATGACGACCAGAGTATCTATGCATTTCGTGGCGCCAACACCGGCAATATGAAGGAGTTTGAAAGCGATTTTCGTATTTCGAAAATCATCAAGCTGGAGCAGAACTATCGCTCGCACGGCAATATCCTGGATGCCGCCAACACGCTGATACGCAACAATAGCGGCCGGCTCGGCAAGAATCTGTGGACCTCCGAGGGCCATGGCGAACCGATACGCGTGTATAACGCACCGAACGATTTCGATGAGGCTGCATTCATCGTGGGCGAGGCAAAATCGCTGCGTGCGGAAGGTGTGGCGCTGTCCCAGATGGCATTGCTCTACCGTTCCAATGCGCAATCCCGGGTGCTGGAGCACGCTTTGTTCAACGCCTCGTTGCCGTATCGGGTCTATGGCGGAATGCGGTTTTTCGAGCGGCAGGAAATCAAGCATGCCCTGGCGTATCTCCGGCTATTGGTCAACCTCGGCGACGACAATGCGCTGCTGAGGATTGTTAACTTTCCCGCGCGCGGTATCGGTATGCGAAGTCTGGAACAGTTACAGGACGAGGCCAAGCGGCAAGGAGGAAGCCTTTGGGAAGCAATGATCGAGAAATGCGGAGGTGGAGCGCTTTCTTTACCGGAAGCGGAGGATAAAACCCCTGCGAGACCCGAGGGTGGTAAGGGGCCGGAGAAGTCAAAGAAAGGAATTGGTGGTTTTGTCGCGATGATCGAATCCATGCGCCAGGTATGCGAGAAGTTGCCGCTACCGGAGGTGGTGGAACACGTCCTGGAGCATAGTGGGTTAGTGGCGCATTATCGTGCCGAACGCGAAGGAGCCGACCGGCTGGAAAACTTGAATGAATTGGTCACCGCAGCCGCGAGCTTCGTACATGAGGCGGAGGACGACAGCCTCACGGTATTTCTTGCCCATGCATCGCTGGAAGCAGGCGAGCATCAGGCTGGCGGTGGAGAGGATGCGCTGCAGTTGATGACAGTGCATTCGGCCAAGGGTCTTGAGTTTCACAGCGTGTTCATGAGTGGGCTGGAAGAAGGCCTGTTTCCACATGATAACAGTCGTAACGAAGCAGCCGGCCTGGAAGAGGAACGGCGGTTGATGTATGTCGCGTTGACTCGGGCCAGGCGCAGGTTGTATTTGAGTTTCGCCCAAAGCCGCATGCTTCATGGCCAGACCCGCTATAACGTTCCTTCGCGGTTTTTGCAGGAAATTCCGGATAACCTGCTGAAGTGGTTGCAACCGCTGCAGAAGGCGGGAATTCGAAATCACGAACCAGGCTCCAGGGATTACGGCCATGGGTATGGCAAGGCAATCCAGCAGCCCGTGAGGCACGACTCGCCGGCATCGCCCTGGCGAGTAGGACAGAATGTCGTGCATGCCAAGTTTGGTGCGGGTGTAATCGTCAATTGCGAAGGAAGCGGCGCGGACGCTCGTGTCGAGGTCAAGTTCAGCCGTGCCGGCACAAAGTGGTTGTCGCTGGAGTATGCAAAACTGGTCGGTGCGTGA
- a CDS encoding phosphoribulokinase — protein MSQKHPVIAVTGSSGAGTSTVKNSFEHIFRRETLTAAVVEGDSFHRYDREGMKNAVSDSEKDGGHAISHFGPEANEFEKLEALFKEYGETGGGQTRLYLHNDEEAAPYQQKAGTFTPWSPIKPGSDLLFYEGLHGGVESDTVDVTQYVDLLVGVTPIVNLEWIQKIHRDMNARGYSAEAVTHTILRRMHDYVHYITPQFSRSHINFQRVPTVDTSNPFIARDIPTLDESFVVIRFRDPKNVDFPYLLSMIHDSFMSRPNTIVVPGGKMGLAIELVLTPLILDLVRKSRSK, from the coding sequence ATGTCACAAAAGCACCCCGTCATCGCCGTTACCGGGTCTTCCGGCGCCGGTACGTCGACGGTCAAGAACAGTTTCGAGCATATTTTTCGGCGCGAGACACTGACTGCTGCGGTGGTAGAAGGCGATAGCTTCCATCGCTACGATCGCGAGGGAATGAAAAACGCCGTAAGTGATTCGGAGAAGGATGGCGGTCATGCCATCAGCCATTTCGGTCCCGAAGCGAACGAGTTCGAGAAGCTCGAAGCGCTATTCAAGGAATATGGCGAGACTGGAGGCGGACAGACTCGCCTGTACCTGCACAATGATGAAGAAGCTGCGCCATATCAGCAGAAAGCGGGTACCTTCACCCCATGGTCGCCGATAAAACCCGGTTCCGATCTACTATTTTACGAAGGCTTGCATGGCGGGGTGGAAAGCGATACCGTCGACGTTACGCAATATGTCGATCTGCTGGTAGGTGTGACGCCCATTGTCAATCTGGAATGGATACAGAAAATCCATCGCGACATGAATGCGCGAGGGTATTCCGCAGAGGCGGTAACCCACACCATTCTTCGTCGCATGCATGATTATGTGCATTATATTACGCCGCAATTTTCACGTTCGCATATCAATTTTCAGCGTGTGCCGACGGTGGATACGTCCAATCCTTTTATCGCACGGGATATACCTACCCTGGACGAAAGTTTTGTCGTGATTCGATTCCGCGACCCCAAGAACGTCGATTTTCCGTACCTGCTTTCGATGATTCACGACTCGTTCATGTCTCGCCCGAACACGATTGTAGTGCCGGGCGGTAAAATGGGTCTGGCAATAGAATTGGTTCTGACGCCGCTTATTCTGGATCTGGTGAGGAAAAGCCGAAGCAAATAG
- the rplM gene encoding 50S ribosomal protein L13, whose amino-acid sequence MKTFSAKPHEVIRDWFVIDAADKVLGRLAAEIAHRLRGKHKPIFTPHVDTGDFIVVINVDKLRVTGNKAENKTYYRHSGYPGGIYETSFAKMHARFPGRPLEKAVKGMLPKGPLGYAMLKKLKIYAGASHPHAAQQPRQLEVRA is encoded by the coding sequence GTGAAAACCTTTTCAGCCAAACCACATGAAGTAATCCGCGACTGGTTTGTGATCGATGCGGCCGACAAGGTGTTGGGACGTCTCGCGGCAGAGATCGCCCATCGTTTGCGCGGCAAACACAAGCCCATTTTCACTCCTCATGTGGATACCGGCGATTTTATTGTTGTCATCAACGTCGATAAGCTACGCGTCACCGGCAATAAAGCGGAAAACAAGACTTATTATCGTCATAGCGGTTACCCCGGCGGTATTTACGAAACGAGTTTCGCAAAAATGCATGCCCGTTTTCCGGGGCGTCCCCTGGAAAAGGCAGTCAAGGGTATGCTGCCGAAAGGTCCACTCGGGTACGCAATGCTAAAGAAACTTAAAATCTATGCGGGTGCTTCTCACCCGCACGCGGCGCAACAACCGCGACAACTCGAAGTCAGGGCTTGA
- the rpsI gene encoding 30S ribosomal protein S9 produces the protein MSTTYSYGTGRRKSAVARVFIKPGKGLITVNDKPVDEFFSRETGRMVVRQPLELTGNLTSFDIMVNIHGGGESGQAGAVRHGITRALIDFDSTLKPVLSSAGLVTRDAREVERKKVGFRKARRRKQFSKR, from the coding sequence ATGAGCACAACCTATAGTTACGGTACCGGCCGCCGGAAAAGTGCAGTGGCGCGGGTATTCATCAAACCGGGAAAGGGGCTGATCACTGTCAACGACAAACCGGTCGACGAATTTTTTTCCCGTGAAACCGGGCGCATGGTTGTCCGTCAACCACTTGAGCTGACGGGAAATCTGACGAGTTTCGACATCATGGTCAATATTCACGGGGGCGGTGAATCGGGTCAGGCAGGCGCGGTGCGGCATGGTATTACCCGCGCATTGATTGATTTCGACTCGACGCTTAAACCTGTATTGAGCAGTGCCGGACTTGTCACACGTGATGCACGTGAAGTGGAACGAAAGAAGGTGGGTTTTCGCAAGGCACGCCGGCGCAAACAATTCTCGAAGAGATAA
- the argC gene encoding N-acetyl-gamma-glutamyl-phosphate reductase codes for MLKIGIVGGTGYTGVELLRILSQHPEASIQAITSRKEAGIGVAELFPNLRGRVSLKFCDPAEAGLEKCDVVFFATPNGIAMQQTRSLLAAGVRVIDLAADFRIKDVAVWEKWYGMPHACPDLVAEAVYGLPEINRDKIRSARLIANPGCYPTAVQLGFLPLIEAGIVDLDHLIADVKSGVSGAGRNAEIHTLFAEAADNFKAYGVAGHRHLPEIRQGLSNVATRPVGLTFVPHLTPMIRGIHATLYARLAADTDLQALYEQRYADEPFVDVLPAGTHPETRSVRGSNLCRIAVHRPQGGNTAVILSVTDNLVKGAAGQAVQNMNLMFGLPETLAINHAPLLP; via the coding sequence ATGCTTAAAATTGGTATCGTAGGCGGAACCGGTTACACCGGTGTGGAATTGCTGCGCATTTTGTCGCAACATCCTGAAGCAAGCATCCAGGCAATTACGTCACGTAAAGAAGCAGGTATTGGCGTAGCTGAACTATTTCCCAATTTGCGCGGCCGGGTATCGCTCAAGTTCTGCGATCCCGCGGAAGCAGGATTGGAGAAATGCGATGTGGTCTTCTTTGCCACCCCTAACGGTATCGCCATGCAGCAAACCCGATCTTTGCTCGCCGCAGGGGTGCGCGTAATAGATCTTGCTGCGGATTTTCGCATCAAGGATGTGGCGGTATGGGAAAAATGGTACGGCATGCCTCACGCCTGCCCCGACCTTGTGGCGGAGGCTGTCTATGGCCTGCCGGAAATCAATCGCGACAAAATCAGAAGTGCTCGACTCATAGCGAATCCCGGCTGCTATCCGACTGCGGTGCAACTGGGCTTCCTACCCTTGATCGAGGCTGGTATCGTCGATCTGGACCACCTCATCGCAGATGTGAAATCCGGCGTCTCCGGTGCGGGGCGCAATGCGGAAATCCATACGCTGTTTGCGGAAGCGGCCGATAACTTCAAGGCCTATGGTGTTGCCGGACACCGTCATTTACCCGAGATCAGGCAGGGCCTGTCGAACGTTGCAACACGTCCGGTCGGACTGACCTTTGTGCCGCACCTTACACCGATGATTCGTGGCATCCACGCCACGCTTTATGCAAGACTGGCCGCGGATACCGATTTGCAGGCTTTATATGAGCAACGGTACGCCGATGAACCGTTTGTTGACGTGCTTCCGGCAGGTACTCATCCCGAAACCCGCTCAGTGCGCGGCTCAAATCTCTGCCGTATCGCTGTCCATCGCCCGCAAGGCGGCAACACAGCAGTTATACTGTCGGTAACAGACAATCTTGTAAAGGGCGCGGCGGGACAAGCAGTGCAAAACATGAATCTCATGTTCGGCTTGCCGGAAACCCTGGCGATCAATCATGCTCCATTACTGCCTTAA
- a CDS encoding DUF6776 family protein, whose protein sequence is MYDAGRKFAGFDKNEVTYELDRLSQLNTDLQRDNEELRVRLAGLDRQLQMDLVAREDIAKQVKTLEHENTRLKEDLAFFQNLGSAPGKNEQRISIGRLKLERGNFPGEYHYSLLLVQGKQRPGDFHGSLEFTINFQQNGKKMAMPLANGISNAEVSFKFYQRVEDIFRVPPDAIVESMQVKVFEKGVAQAKLVQTVNLSL, encoded by the coding sequence ATGTATGATGCCGGGCGCAAGTTCGCAGGTTTCGACAAGAACGAAGTCACGTATGAGCTGGATCGCCTATCCCAGTTAAACACCGACCTTCAGCGAGATAATGAGGAATTGCGTGTGAGGTTAGCCGGACTTGATCGTCAGTTGCAGATGGATCTCGTGGCACGAGAAGATATCGCCAAGCAGGTTAAAACGCTGGAACACGAGAATACCCGTCTGAAAGAAGATCTCGCATTTTTCCAGAATCTTGGGTCAGCTCCCGGAAAAAACGAACAGCGAATTTCCATCGGTCGCTTGAAACTGGAACGAGGCAATTTTCCCGGAGAATATCATTACAGCTTGTTGTTGGTCCAAGGCAAGCAGCGCCCCGGCGATTTCCATGGTAGTCTGGAGTTCACCATCAATTTCCAGCAAAATGGTAAAAAAATGGCGATGCCACTTGCAAACGGCATATCAAATGCAGAGGTTAGCTTCAAGTTTTACCAGAGAGTGGAAGATATCTTCCGTGTGCCGCCCGATGCCATCGTGGAAAGTATGCAGGTGAAAGTGTTTGAAAAAGGTGTGGCCCAGGCTAAGCTGGTACAAACCGTCAATTTGTCCTTGTGA
- a CDS encoding bactofilin family protein: MFGKKTGKPQNQIDSLIGASTRIDGNISFSGGLRVDGHIKGNITALGDKPSTLVLSDEAIVEGVIQVSHAVINGTVVGAVQVSEYVELQAKARVSGDIHYKTMEIQLGASVRGMLHHQDTMQLDNKVVTLIPASHSD, translated from the coding sequence ATGTTTGGGAAAAAGACAGGCAAACCCCAGAACCAGATCGATTCGCTCATCGGTGCAAGCACCCGGATCGACGGCAATATAAGCTTCAGTGGCGGTTTGCGCGTAGATGGCCATATCAAAGGTAATATTACCGCGCTGGGCGACAAGCCCAGCACTTTAGTGCTAAGCGACGAAGCAATCGTTGAAGGGGTCATCCAGGTGTCTCACGCGGTTATCAACGGCACCGTAGTCGGCGCCGTACAAGTGAGCGAGTATGTGGAACTACAAGCCAAGGCCAGAGTCTCTGGAGATATACACTACAAAACCATGGAAATTCAGCTTGGCGCATCCGTTCGAGGAATGCTGCATCATCAGGATACGATGCAGCTCGACAATAAGGTGGTGACGTTAATACCGGCTTCCCACAGTGATTGA
- the erpA gene encoding iron-sulfur cluster insertion protein ErpA, whose translation MNASADANLAAEMQVPLIFTDNAASKVRQLIEEEGNNELKLRVFVAGGGCSGFKYGFTFDELTSEDDTVMEKNGVKLLVDPMSFQYLAGAEIDYQENAEGAQFVIRNPGAASTCGCGSSFSV comes from the coding sequence ATGAACGCATCAGCAGACGCGAATTTGGCCGCAGAAATGCAAGTTCCCTTGATCTTTACCGATAATGCGGCAAGCAAAGTCCGACAATTGATTGAAGAAGAAGGGAACAATGAACTCAAACTGAGAGTATTTGTGGCGGGCGGAGGATGCTCCGGTTTCAAGTACGGCTTCACGTTTGATGAACTGACGAGCGAAGACGACACCGTAATGGAAAAGAACGGCGTGAAACTTCTGGTAGACCCGATGAGCTTCCAGTACCTCGCAGGAGCGGAAATCGATTATCAGGAAAATGCCGAAGGTGCGCAGTTTGTCATCCGAAACCCAGGCGCTGCCAGCACTTGCGGTTGCGGATCTTCATTTTCTGTCTAA
- a CDS encoding anhydro-N-acetylmuramic acid kinase, protein MKAAYYIGLMSGTSLDGIDAVLADLSPSPALLLHTFYLPYDAALRSQLLALHYPDHDELHTAAMLGNELARRYAEAVAGLLAESGVDPEDVTAIGCHGQTVRHCPESGRAYTIQLCNAALLVELSGITVVADFRSRDIAAGGQGAPLVPAFHHILFTHPQTHRLVVNIGGISNLTSLPPRGEVIGFDCGPGNMMMDAWCLQHTGKIYDENGSWARSGRVIQGLLEKLLTLPFFSLPPPKSAGRETFNLAWLEGCLTGKEAPADVQATLLQLTVLGIAKPVLDYFPDAAEIYLCGGGARNSMLVAALRTALPGRKVELTDSLGIDADWLEAFAFAWLAKQVIQGVPANLPAVTGARGARLLGAIYPA, encoded by the coding sequence TTGAAAGCCGCTTACTATATTGGACTCATGTCAGGCACCAGCCTGGACGGGATAGATGCGGTGCTGGCCGACTTGAGTCCGTCTCCCGCGTTACTGTTGCACACCTTTTATCTGCCATACGACGCAGCCCTTCGCAGTCAATTGCTTGCCCTGCACTATCCGGACCATGATGAACTGCATACTGCCGCCATGCTTGGCAATGAGCTTGCACGACGCTATGCGGAGGCCGTAGCCGGTTTACTTGCCGAAAGCGGCGTAGACCCAGAGGACGTTACCGCGATCGGCTGCCACGGCCAGACGGTGCGTCATTGCCCGGAATCCGGAAGAGCTTATACCATCCAGTTGTGCAACGCCGCATTGCTGGTTGAACTCAGCGGCATCACTGTCGTGGCAGACTTTCGAAGCCGTGATATAGCCGCGGGAGGCCAGGGTGCACCGCTGGTCCCGGCGTTTCATCATATCTTGTTCACCCATCCTCAAACTCATCGTCTCGTTGTCAACATCGGTGGGATTAGTAATCTCACCAGCCTGCCGCCCCGGGGAGAGGTCATCGGGTTCGACTGCGGACCGGGCAATATGATGATGGACGCATGGTGCCTGCAACATACCGGCAAGATATATGACGAAAATGGCTCATGGGCCCGGTCGGGAAGAGTAATACAGGGCCTGCTCGAAAAACTTCTGACACTTCCATTTTTTTCTCTTCCGCCCCCCAAAAGCGCGGGAAGGGAAACATTCAATCTCGCCTGGCTGGAGGGTTGCTTAACTGGAAAAGAGGCACCGGCGGACGTACAGGCCACCCTGCTACAGTTAACCGTTCTGGGAATTGCCAAGCCGGTACTCGATTATTTCCCGGATGCAGCAGAAATTTATTTGTGCGGAGGTGGGGCGCGTAACAGTATGTTGGTTGCCGCGCTGCGAACAGCACTGCCTGGCAGGAAAGTGGAATTGACAGACAGCCTTGGCATCGATGCGGACTGGCTGGAAGCGTTTGCTTTTGCCTGGTTGGCTAAGCAAGTCATCCAGGGGGTTCCCGCCAATCTGCCTGCGGTAACCGGCGCCAGGGGCGCCAGGTTACTCGGTGCAATTTACCCGGCTTAA
- a CDS encoding OapA family protein: protein MQGDKSSVLAQKPQILTKKRLRWLILLSSFPLFGMMAAFGIAPDTSVEELPIEQVVLSLELPETPLTSDADMTFWRQERIQRGDTIATLLSRLNVNTQDAVSFLRDTRDIKAVHQLVAGKTMHAQTTAAGELLLLRYFPGGSEQLVMEKAAGAFKLSEQPAKLETHIQMKSGVINSSLFAAVDSAGVPDSIATQIVDILASEIDFHRDLRKGDRFTVVYDSLYGNGEPARAGRVLAVEFVNQGTPYRALYFQADNEESGYYTPDGKSLRKAFLRSPLEFSRISSGFSSGRFHPILKTWRAHKGIDYAAPTGTGVKAAADGIVAVAGWQDGYGNVIFLEHQGSYSTVYGHLSAFAKGLKKGQHVRQGDIIGHVGSTGMATGPHLHYEFRFKGVQRDPLKVAMPTANPVSSRQMAAFYEYTKSSMARLDALRGTSLAFLD from the coding sequence ATGCAGGGCGACAAAAGTAGTGTTCTAGCGCAAAAGCCGCAGATATTGACAAAAAAAAGGCTGCGCTGGCTCATTCTGTTATCCAGTTTTCCCTTATTCGGCATGATGGCCGCTTTTGGTATCGCACCGGATACCTCCGTAGAAGAATTACCCATCGAGCAGGTGGTTCTCAGCCTCGAGCTTCCTGAAACTCCCCTGACCTCCGACGCCGATATGACATTCTGGCGTCAGGAACGCATCCAGCGTGGGGACACCATTGCAACGCTACTTTCGCGCCTCAACGTGAATACCCAGGACGCAGTCAGTTTTCTCCGGGATACAAGGGATATCAAGGCGGTGCACCAATTGGTAGCCGGCAAAACGATGCATGCGCAAACCACGGCAGCGGGCGAGCTACTTTTACTCCGCTATTTTCCCGGCGGCAGTGAGCAGTTGGTGATGGAAAAGGCCGCCGGCGCATTCAAGCTGAGCGAACAACCGGCAAAGCTGGAGACGCACATTCAGATGAAATCCGGCGTAATAAACAGCTCGCTGTTTGCCGCCGTCGACAGCGCAGGTGTGCCCGACAGCATCGCTACCCAGATTGTCGATATTTTAGCGTCTGAAATTGACTTTCATCGCGATTTGCGCAAGGGCGACCGTTTTACGGTGGTATACGATTCGCTCTATGGCAATGGCGAGCCCGCTAGAGCGGGTCGAGTACTGGCGGTGGAATTCGTTAACCAGGGAACGCCTTACAGGGCCTTGTATTTCCAGGCGGACAACGAGGAAAGCGGTTATTACACGCCCGACGGCAAGAGCCTGCGAAAAGCATTCCTGCGTTCGCCGTTGGAATTTTCCCGCATCAGTTCCGGTTTTTCCAGCGGTCGTTTCCATCCGATCCTGAAAACATGGCGCGCCCATAAAGGGATCGACTATGCCGCGCCGACAGGCACGGGGGTAAAGGCCGCTGCCGATGGGATCGTGGCGGTTGCGGGCTGGCAGGATGGGTACGGTAATGTCATCTTCCTGGAGCATCAGGGGTCGTATTCCACCGTTTATGGCCACTTGTCGGCTTTCGCGAAGGGTTTGAAAAAAGGGCAGCATGTCCGCCAGGGCGACATTATCGGCCATGTCGGCTCAACCGGAATGGCTACAGGGCCACATCTACACTATGAATTCCGGTTCAAGGGCGTCCAGCGTGACCCTTTGAAGGTGGCGATGCCGACCGCCAATCCTGTCTCATCCCGGCAAATGGCCGCATTCTACGAATATACAAAGTCGTCGATGGCCAGGCTGGATGCGCTGCGCGGCACCAGCCTCGCATTCCTGGACTAG
- a CDS encoding sensor histidine kinase, translating into MSTEDLTLDLLTYHAFPRLASALRSRSDVIIQKWETAVRSMLPAADELTLQQLRNSLPAILQEIIDVFESNKPRETRELIEGSRSHGSTRFHESYNIRELIIEYQLLRRIIIEQVSENLNEMLDARSTVALNMAIDTALQSGVVTFTENLQQQIKAAAEVQSRYLSFLSHDVRNHLNRATLHLQLLTAKFAPAPEYSESVENIRSVNRAILQTISGMDRILQAEQLRQGSMESHIQPVDLNFVLRDVAKQLYPEAKSKGLELDLDVPGEAQTESDEGLLTLILHNLLSNAIKYSSKGKVRITARNRSESEEGEWVVSISDQGPGIAPENFKYLFDAFRRGDTYGTPGVGLGLSIASHATKLLGGMLEVESRIDAGSTFRLRLPQR; encoded by the coding sequence ATGTCTACAGAAGACCTTACGCTTGATTTACTGACGTACCATGCATTTCCCCGTCTTGCTTCCGCCCTGCGGTCACGCTCCGATGTCATCATACAGAAGTGGGAAACCGCCGTGCGTTCCATGCTGCCCGCGGCCGATGAACTCACTCTCCAGCAGCTTCGAAATTCACTGCCCGCGATTCTGCAAGAAATCATCGATGTATTCGAGTCGAATAAGCCTCGTGAAACCCGCGAGCTCATTGAAGGCAGCAGAAGCCACGGCTCTACGCGCTTTCATGAAAGCTACAACATAAGGGAGCTGATTATCGAATATCAGCTGCTTCGTAGAATAATCATAGAACAGGTTTCAGAGAACCTGAACGAGATGTTGGATGCCAGAAGCACTGTAGCCTTGAACATGGCGATAGATACAGCACTCCAAAGCGGCGTGGTTACGTTTACCGAAAACCTGCAGCAGCAGATTAAAGCTGCTGCCGAGGTTCAGTCCAGATATCTCTCTTTCTTGTCGCATGATGTTCGGAATCATCTCAACCGCGCGACGCTTCATCTGCAGCTTCTCACCGCAAAGTTTGCCCCGGCCCCGGAATATTCCGAAAGTGTAGAGAATATTCGCTCGGTCAATCGAGCCATTTTGCAGACAATATCGGGGATGGACCGGATACTACAGGCTGAACAGCTCCGGCAAGGGTCGATGGAGTCCCATATCCAGCCCGTGGATTTGAATTTCGTGCTGAGGGATGTCGCGAAGCAATTGTACCCTGAAGCAAAATCCAAAGGGTTGGAGTTGGACTTGGACGTACCCGGGGAAGCCCAAACAGAGAGCGATGAGGGTCTGCTGACTCTTATATTGCATAACCTGCTTTCCAACGCCATAAAATACAGCTCAAAGGGAAAAGTAAGAATAACTGCCCGAAACAGATCAGAAAGCGAAGAAGGAGAGTGGGTAGTCAGCATTAGCGATCAGGGGCCCGGCATCGCTCCGGAAAACTTCAAGTATCTGTTCGACGCCTTCAGGCGCGGTGATACATATGGCACCCCTGGAGTAGGACTGGGACTTTCCATTGCATCCCACGCCACCAAGCTTCTGGGCGGCATGCTGGAAGTCGAGTCGAGAATCGATGCCGGATCGACCTTCCGATTGAGATTGCCTCAGCGGTGA